From Algoriphagus sp. NG3, the proteins below share one genomic window:
- a CDS encoding TonB-dependent receptor, with product MSIINTQPLAMLILIAGFNLASETSFAQTNDTIPETQLGEVMVTAQKESENLQKVPFSVSAIDDRKVEEMNLWQTKDLRGYIPNLYTSNPGDNRNVISIRGITTTSYEPAVATYVDGVNQFGLDTYFFLLNDVERIEVLRGPQGTLYGRNAMGGVMNIITKPKSDELSGFVRADVGNYGFTRLAGGVKGMLIPEKLYGGISVLSDRLGGYYTNLYNDSKFDKQENLLVAGNLNYLFAENWEAILNFKSNTGRNNGPFTLAPDPVSALENPFVVNQDAITEMVDNSQNLSLVVKNSGPRFNFSSQTAYQHNYRYYKTPIDGDFSPIDGVSIINDYGKNWNTVSVWTQEFRLASANTGQRLNWQVGFFGFNSEAPTRQGIYFGDDAAMIGSPISNFTTINTNVETGFGLAFFGQASYSLTERLKLTGGLRSDYERKKLTVSQEMDFGQGDPMVTQPDTTGRVDYNAISPKLALAYQLGNTNEIYGSYSRGFRPGGLTQIGSDPSNPPLFAYEPEFSNNFEIGSKNYFFNRRMRVNVAAFVTTITDVQVPGLILPDAIVVTQNAGDLTSTGIEWEINAIPTNNLSIDWSFGYTHATFDKLNLPGESGEVDYSGNRQIFTPEVTSMVAAQWTPQFFNSNSLDWMLRGEWLYFGEQFFNLENTISQDAYQIANVKFGVVSDTMELTVWGKNIFDTTYIDYAYNFGPSHLGNPATFGVTAMYKF from the coding sequence ATGTCAATTATCAATACCCAGCCTCTGGCTATGCTGATTCTTATTGCCGGATTCAATTTAGCCTCTGAAACTTCCTTTGCCCAAACCAATGATACCATCCCAGAAACCCAGCTAGGGGAGGTCATGGTAACTGCCCAGAAGGAATCCGAAAATCTTCAAAAAGTACCCTTCAGCGTGTCAGCAATCGATGACCGTAAAGTTGAAGAAATGAACCTTTGGCAGACAAAGGATCTCCGCGGTTATATTCCCAATCTATATACCTCCAATCCCGGAGACAATAGAAACGTGATTTCTATCCGTGGTATCACTACCACCTCCTATGAACCGGCCGTGGCGACGTATGTGGATGGTGTCAACCAGTTTGGACTGGACACCTATTTTTTCCTGCTGAATGATGTGGAAAGAATAGAAGTGCTTCGTGGTCCCCAGGGTACGCTCTATGGCAGAAATGCCATGGGTGGTGTGATGAATATCATCACCAAACCTAAATCCGATGAGCTTTCGGGTTTCGTCCGTGCCGATGTGGGAAATTACGGATTCACCAGACTGGCAGGCGGAGTGAAGGGGATGCTGATCCCTGAGAAATTGTATGGGGGAATATCGGTTTTGTCAGACAGGTTAGGAGGATATTACACCAATTTGTATAACGACAGTAAGTTTGACAAGCAAGAAAACTTACTGGTGGCAGGTAATTTAAATTACTTATTCGCGGAAAACTGGGAGGCGATTTTAAACTTCAAAAGCAACACGGGCAGGAACAATGGCCCCTTTACGTTGGCTCCTGATCCAGTCTCTGCATTGGAAAATCCATTCGTGGTCAATCAAGATGCCATCACAGAGATGGTGGACAATAGCCAAAACCTCTCGTTGGTTGTGAAGAATTCCGGCCCTAGGTTCAACTTTTCCTCCCAGACGGCATATCAGCATAATTACCGCTACTACAAGACTCCGATAGACGGTGATTTCTCGCCCATTGATGGGGTGTCTATAATCAATGATTATGGGAAAAACTGGAATACGGTTTCGGTTTGGACTCAGGAATTCCGGCTGGCTTCAGCTAATACAGGACAGCGATTGAATTGGCAGGTTGGATTTTTTGGCTTCAATTCCGAGGCTCCGACCAGGCAAGGGATTTATTTTGGTGATGATGCAGCGATGATAGGCTCGCCTATATCCAACTTTACCACTATCAATACCAATGTGGAGACAGGTTTTGGATTGGCATTTTTCGGACAGGCCAGTTATAGTTTGACGGAAAGGTTGAAACTGACTGGAGGTCTGCGCTCGGATTATGAGAGGAAAAAGCTGACTGTCTCTCAGGAAATGGATTTTGGGCAAGGTGATCCCATGGTGACTCAGCCGGATACTACCGGGAGGGTAGATTACAATGCCATCTCCCCTAAGCTGGCCTTGGCTTATCAGCTAGGCAATACGAATGAGATTTATGGGAGCTATAGCAGGGGATTCAGACCGGGAGGCTTGACCCAGATCGGTTCCGACCCGAGCAATCCACCTCTATTTGCTTACGAGCCTGAATTTTCAAACAACTTTGAAATCGGAAGCAAAAACTACTTCTTCAACCGAAGAATGCGGGTGAATGTAGCCGCTTTCGTGACTACTATTACTGATGTGCAGGTACCGGGTTTGATTTTGCCAGATGCCATCGTAGTCACCCAGAATGCGGGAGACCTGACCAGTACAGGTATAGAATGGGAAATCAATGCGATACCCACAAACAATCTGAGTATAGACTGGAGCTTCGGATATACTCATGCCACTTTTGATAAGCTGAATCTTCCAGGTGAATCCGGAGAAGTGGATTACTCAGGCAATAGACAGATCTTTACTCCAGAAGTTACCTCCATGGTTGCGGCGCAGTGGACGCCTCAGTTTTTCAATTCCAACTCCCTGGATTGGATGCTGAGAGGGGAGTGGTTGTACTTCGGTGAGCAGTTTTTCAACCTAGAGAACACCATCAGCCAAGATGCCTATCAGATCGCAAATGTGAAGTTTGGGGTAGTATCTGATACCATGGAACTGACTGTTTGGGGCAAAAATATCTTTGATACCACCTACATTGATTACGCCTACAATTTTGGCCCATCTCACTTGGGAAATCCGGCTACTTTCGGTGTGACGGCGATGTATAAGTTTTGA
- a CDS encoding xanthine dehydrogenase family protein molybdopterin-binding subunit, translated as MFTKFLFRKKQDPENLSKVYIPSRREFLKIGSLATGGFLLGVNFQCSSPKGDPITFAPNAYLILDSDNQVTLIAHRSEMGTGIRTSLPMIIADELGADWSKVKIIQAEGDNEKYGDQNTDGSYSVRMFFEPMRQAGATARLMLISAAAGKWDVDPSECRTEKGQVIHSGGKKVDFGELIEELKKQEIPKPEEVKLKDLKDYQLIGKDVPIYDAKDIALGKAIFGADVDIPGMKIAVIRRSPVIGAKVVSFSDEKALAISGVSHVIKIDGQGIPTGLDKALEGVAVLADNTWAAMQGRKALEVEWDLGPNQTYNSATQLDEMVKSTLTNGQIRREKGDFSNAQRNAKTVLERSFVAPYYAHATMEPPVAIANWKADFCEIWAPTQHPQWARTAVATALGMPEEQVRVNVTLLGGGFGRKSKPDFVVEAALLSKAAQVPVRVQWTREDDIHHDFYHSLSAQRIKVTLDSEGKFSGWNHHTVFPAIGATGNPDELHPSDGELGLGCIDFPFEVPNIRIETHESKAHTRIGWLRSVSNIHHSFAVNGMLDEVAEAQGMDPVDMLLDLLGEDRNISFEGEMKGTFGNYGEPIEKFPWNTGRLKNVIRRVAQEANWKELLAQGKNVGFAAHKSFLTYVACIVEVDKGANGELLIPNVHYVVDCGVPVNTDRIRSQFEGGAQFATSLATTSAISFENGQVQQNNFDGYQVIRMSQSPKNIHVHIIESTEKPTGVGEPPVPPFIPALCNAVYKMTGKRIYELPFKI; from the coding sequence ATGTTTACAAAATTTCTTTTCCGCAAAAAACAGGATCCTGAGAACTTAAGCAAGGTCTATATCCCTTCCCGCAGGGAATTCCTGAAAATCGGTAGCCTGGCCACCGGTGGTTTCCTTTTAGGTGTGAATTTTCAATGCAGCAGCCCTAAAGGTGATCCCATTACCTTCGCACCCAATGCTTACCTCATCCTTGATTCGGATAATCAGGTCACGCTGATTGCCCATAGATCAGAAATGGGAACAGGTATCCGTACCTCCCTTCCGATGATTATCGCTGATGAATTGGGAGCCGACTGGTCTAAAGTAAAAATCATCCAAGCCGAGGGAGACAACGAAAAATATGGAGATCAAAACACCGATGGATCTTATTCTGTCCGCATGTTTTTTGAACCTATGCGACAAGCAGGAGCCACTGCCCGATTGATGCTTATCAGTGCTGCCGCCGGGAAGTGGGATGTAGATCCATCCGAATGCCGCACTGAAAAGGGCCAAGTTATTCATTCGGGCGGGAAGAAGGTTGACTTCGGAGAGTTGATTGAAGAACTGAAAAAACAAGAAATCCCTAAACCGGAGGAAGTCAAACTAAAAGACCTGAAAGATTATCAACTCATTGGCAAGGATGTACCAATATATGATGCCAAGGATATTGCGCTGGGAAAGGCCATTTTCGGAGCTGACGTAGATATCCCAGGAATGAAGATCGCCGTCATCCGGAGAAGTCCGGTGATAGGAGCAAAAGTTGTTTCATTTTCGGATGAAAAAGCGTTGGCTATCTCTGGGGTAAGCCATGTGATAAAAATTGATGGGCAAGGAATCCCCACCGGTTTGGATAAGGCACTGGAAGGCGTCGCAGTACTTGCGGACAATACCTGGGCTGCAATGCAGGGAAGAAAAGCCCTGGAAGTAGAATGGGACTTAGGGCCTAATCAAACTTACAATTCAGCCACCCAGCTGGATGAAATGGTAAAGAGCACGTTGACTAATGGTCAGATCCGCCGGGAGAAAGGCGATTTTTCCAATGCTCAGCGAAACGCAAAAACCGTATTGGAAAGAAGTTTTGTGGCTCCTTATTATGCCCATGCTACTATGGAACCCCCTGTGGCAATTGCTAACTGGAAAGCGGACTTCTGTGAAATCTGGGCTCCTACCCAGCACCCCCAATGGGCCAGAACAGCTGTGGCTACAGCGTTGGGCATGCCTGAAGAACAAGTGAGGGTGAATGTGACTCTTCTGGGAGGAGGTTTTGGCAGAAAATCAAAGCCGGACTTTGTCGTGGAAGCAGCCCTGCTTTCCAAAGCTGCACAAGTTCCTGTGAGAGTTCAATGGACAAGAGAGGACGATATTCATCATGATTTTTATCATTCTTTGAGTGCTCAGCGCATAAAAGTCACCTTGGATAGCGAAGGGAAGTTCAGTGGATGGAACCACCACACCGTATTCCCGGCAATCGGAGCGACCGGCAATCCAGACGAACTTCATCCCTCGGATGGGGAACTTGGGTTGGGTTGCATAGACTTTCCTTTTGAAGTACCCAATATTCGAATAGAAACCCATGAATCCAAAGCCCACACTCGCATAGGCTGGTTAAGATCTGTAAGTAATATCCATCATTCTTTTGCTGTAAACGGAATGCTCGATGAGGTTGCGGAAGCGCAGGGCATGGATCCGGTAGATATGCTGTTGGATTTACTCGGGGAAGACAGAAATATTTCTTTTGAGGGAGAGATGAAAGGAACTTTTGGCAACTATGGAGAGCCTATTGAGAAATTCCCCTGGAACACCGGTAGGCTAAAAAATGTAATTCGCAGAGTGGCTCAAGAGGCAAATTGGAAGGAATTACTGGCGCAGGGAAAAAACGTTGGATTTGCGGCTCATAAAAGCTTCCTGACTTATGTTGCCTGCATCGTCGAAGTAGATAAAGGCGCTAACGGTGAATTGCTGATACCGAATGTCCACTACGTAGTTGATTGCGGAGTGCCTGTAAATACGGACAGAATCCGTTCTCAATTTGAGGGCGGGGCCCAATTTGCGACCAGCTTAGCCACTACTTCTGCGATATCATTTGAAAACGGACAGGTGCAACAGAATAATTTTGACGGGTATCAAGTGATCCGGATGTCCCAGTCACCGAAAAACATCCATGTGCATATCATTGAAAGCACAGAAAAGCCCACGGGTGTAGGCGAACCTCCGGTACCTCCATTTATCCCGGCATTGTGCAATGCCGTGTACAAAATGACGGGTAAGCGGATATATGAATTGCCGTTTAAGATTTGA
- a CDS encoding (2Fe-2S)-binding protein — MEKYSLRINNKVHEISAESEMPLLWAIRDLVGLKGTKFGCGQGLCGACTVLLDGSPIRSCSFQISEAGTNANITTIEGLSDKGDHPVQQAWVQHVVPQCGYCQSGQILSAVALLNSNPKPSDEEIDTAMNGNICRCGTYNRIKEAIHTASNSLK, encoded by the coding sequence ATGGAAAAATATTCTCTTCGAATCAACAACAAGGTTCATGAAATCTCAGCCGAAAGCGAAATGCCTTTACTGTGGGCAATACGGGACTTGGTTGGGCTCAAAGGAACCAAATTTGGTTGTGGTCAGGGACTTTGCGGTGCCTGCACAGTCCTTCTGGACGGCTCACCTATACGCTCCTGCAGCTTTCAGATTTCAGAGGCTGGCACTAACGCTAATATTACAACCATTGAGGGACTTTCAGACAAAGGAGACCATCCTGTTCAGCAAGCCTGGGTACAGCACGTTGTCCCCCAGTGCGGCTATTGTCAGTCGGGGCAGATTCTTAGTGCCGTTGCGCTTTTAAACTCGAACCCAAAACCTTCTGATGAGGAAATAGATACGGCTATGAATGGAAACATCTGCCGCTGCGGTACCTATAACCGTATTAAAGAAGCCATACACACCGCATCTAACTCATTGAAATAA
- a CDS encoding sulfite exporter TauE/SafE family protein — protein sequence MLTLEYLPFLFFIIALFYSSVGFGGGSSYLALMSLFLTDFHEIRSTALLLNICVVSIGTFLFIRSKVFDIKSFWPFLVSSIPVAYLGAQLRLSQQAFFLVLGSALILSGLAMLLRYIKTRPVSREFSLPAKIGLGGSVGLLAGVSGIGGGIFLSPTLNLLNWASPRTIAALASVFILVNSIAGLVGLTVADTFTIDLDLTWKLILGVVLGGSIGSYLSNKKFNLRILGGLTAVLVIYVGLRLVLMHGFGINI from the coding sequence ATGCTTACCTTAGAATATCTCCCATTCCTTTTTTTCATCATAGCATTGTTTTACAGCTCGGTTGGATTTGGCGGGGGATCTAGCTACCTGGCACTCATGAGCTTGTTCCTGACCGACTTTCATGAGATCAGATCCACAGCCTTACTTTTGAATATTTGCGTAGTCAGTATAGGAACGTTTCTTTTTATTAGGAGCAAAGTCTTTGATATCAAATCATTCTGGCCATTTCTGGTTTCCAGTATTCCGGTAGCCTACTTGGGTGCCCAATTAAGGCTATCCCAACAGGCCTTCTTTTTGGTTCTGGGCTCAGCACTGATCTTATCCGGACTAGCCATGCTACTACGCTATATCAAAACCAGACCAGTGTCCAGGGAGTTTAGTTTGCCTGCAAAAATAGGGCTTGGAGGAAGTGTTGGCCTGCTAGCAGGAGTTTCTGGAATAGGCGGAGGAATTTTCCTTAGTCCTACCTTGAATCTATTGAACTGGGCAAGCCCCCGAACGATAGCCGCCTTAGCTTCCGTGTTTATCTTGGTCAATTCCATCGCAGGATTGGTAGGGCTTACTGTAGCGGACACCTTTACTATTGATCTGGATCTCACCTGGAAATTAATACTTGGGGTGGTTTTGGGGGGAAGTATAGGCTCCTACTTGTCCAATAAGAAATTTAACCTAAGGATACTCGGTGGGCTAACTGCTGTGCTGGTGATCTATGTAGGGCTGAGATTGGTGCTGATGCATGGGTTTGGGATAAATATTTAG
- a CDS encoding ABC transporter ATP-binding protein, with amino-acid sequence MNVIKTVNLRKMYATEEVETTALDSIQIEIKKGEFVAIMGPSGCGKSTLLNILGLLDNPDGGEYHFLDHEVAKFSERQRSSLRKGNIGFVFQSFNLIDELTVFENVELPLLYLKIPADERKTRVEEVLTRMNIMHRRNHFPQQLSGGQQQRVAIARAIVAKPSVILADEPTGNLDSTNGEEVMRLLEELNNEGTTIVMVTHSPHDANYAHRIINLFDGKVVTENIREQFHV; translated from the coding sequence ATGAACGTAATCAAAACAGTCAATCTCAGAAAAATGTACGCTACCGAAGAGGTAGAGACCACCGCTTTGGACAGCATCCAGATCGAAATCAAAAAAGGCGAATTCGTCGCCATCATGGGGCCTTCAGGATGTGGTAAATCCACGCTTCTGAATATTCTGGGATTGCTGGACAATCCGGATGGTGGAGAGTATCACTTCCTTGATCATGAGGTAGCAAAATTCTCCGAAAGACAACGCTCTTCACTTAGAAAAGGAAATATCGGATTCGTATTTCAGAGCTTCAACCTGATCGACGAACTTACGGTATTCGAAAATGTGGAGCTCCCACTGCTTTACCTGAAAATCCCTGCAGACGAGCGTAAGACTAGAGTAGAGGAAGTATTGACTCGCATGAATATCATGCACCGGAGAAACCACTTCCCCCAGCAGCTTTCAGGTGGTCAGCAGCAGCGTGTCGCCATCGCCAGAGCGATCGTGGCCAAGCCTTCTGTGATCCTTGCCGATGAACCTACAGGTAACTTGGATTCCACCAATGGTGAAGAAGTGATGCGTCTTCTGGAAGAACTCAATAATGAAGGAACCACGATAGTGATGGTGACCCACTCTCCGCATGATGCCAACTATGCACACCGAATCATCAATCTGTTTGATGGCAAAGTGGTGACGGAGAATATCCGGGAGCAGTTTCATGTGTAG
- a CDS encoding efflux RND transporter periplasmic adaptor subunit yields the protein MDRKIAKKTWTPKRIAWIAGGVILVAGIVYQIAFADHRSTMNVQKDRLSIATVTKGEFTDYILVSGQIEPAQTFFLDAVEGGMVGEIVRESGALVEVGDTILVMANSNLQLDVMQRETMLYEQINNLRQTRLFLDQNDLNQQGQLAEIDYQISLLEPQYKRFKELHEKKLVSDREFEEVAEQYQYNLKRRELTYKSYKSDSVARAYQLAQLRQSEGRMNASLDGVGQILNNLVIKAPIAGQLAMEQIEVGQSINSGARYGQIDVLDEFKVRVPIDELYLPRIGQGLQGKFTLSGVDHELEITKIFPTITNGRFEVDMRFTGESPKGIRRGQSVRIRLQLSDSEQSLLLPTGGFFKDTGGNWVFVINSSGNAEKRNIRLGNKNPEYYEVLEGLVEGEKVIISGYENFGKNEVLELR from the coding sequence ATGGATAGAAAAATAGCTAAGAAAACCTGGACCCCTAAGAGAATTGCCTGGATAGCAGGCGGTGTTATTTTAGTCGCCGGTATTGTTTATCAGATTGCATTTGCAGATCATAGATCTACAATGAACGTACAGAAAGACCGCCTGAGCATCGCAACTGTGACCAAGGGGGAATTTACAGATTACATTTTGGTCTCCGGGCAGATAGAGCCTGCGCAGACGTTCTTCCTGGATGCGGTAGAAGGCGGGATGGTAGGGGAGATCGTACGGGAATCCGGGGCTTTGGTGGAAGTAGGGGATACTATTCTGGTCATGGCCAATTCCAATTTGCAGCTGGACGTCATGCAGCGGGAGACCATGCTTTATGAGCAGATCAACAATCTTCGTCAGACCCGCCTTTTTCTGGATCAAAATGACCTGAACCAGCAAGGGCAATTGGCAGAGATAGATTATCAGATCAGCTTATTGGAGCCGCAGTACAAGAGGTTTAAAGAACTTCATGAGAAGAAGCTGGTGTCTGACCGGGAATTTGAAGAGGTGGCAGAGCAATACCAGTACAACCTGAAAAGAAGAGAATTGACTTATAAATCCTATAAAAGTGATTCTGTCGCCAGGGCATATCAACTCGCCCAGCTTCGGCAGTCAGAGGGAAGAATGAACGCCTCTCTGGATGGAGTGGGGCAGATCTTGAATAACCTGGTGATCAAAGCGCCTATTGCAGGTCAGTTGGCCATGGAGCAGATCGAAGTAGGCCAGTCCATTAATTCCGGAGCCCGCTATGGTCAGATAGATGTGCTGGACGAATTCAAGGTACGGGTGCCTATAGATGAACTCTATCTGCCGAGGATAGGACAGGGGCTTCAGGGCAAGTTCACACTCAGCGGTGTGGATCATGAACTGGAGATCACCAAAATCTTCCCTACGATCACCAACGGTAGATTTGAGGTGGATATGCGATTTACAGGCGAAAGCCCAAAGGGAATCAGAAGAGGACAGAGTGTGAGAATCAGATTGCAGTTGAGTGATAGTGAGCAGAGTTTGCTCTTGCCAACAGGCGGATTCTTTAAGGATACAGGCGGAAACTGGGTGTTTGTGATCAATTCCTCAGGCAATGCCGAAAAGCGGAATATCAGACTTGGAAACAAAAACCCTGAATATTATGAAGTACTGGAAGGCTTGGTGGAAGGGGAGAAAGTAATCATCAGCGGCTATGAGAATTTCGGGAAGAATGAGGTGTTGGAGTTGAGATGA
- a CDS encoding sigma-54 dependent transcriptional regulator, protein MSEQRTGKILIVDDNEDLLKAAKIFLKRHFSQVDTETNPDLLPILTHNESYDVILLDMNFTKDVSSGQEGFYWLDRILELDPSAVVVLITAYGDVNLAVKAIKEGATDFVLKPWENERLLATLNSALQLRKKKMEVDLLRDQKQTMQQDIDNKFKDIIGQSETMQKVFETIERVAVTDANVLILGENGTGKELIARAIHRHSKRNREAFVGVDLGSITQTLFESELFGHKKGSFTDAKEDRAGRFEQAHKGTLFLDEIGNLPMALQSKLLAALQNREVTRVGANRPVDVNIRLISATNMPIHNMIYENGFRQDLLYRINTIEIQLPPLRERVEDIPLLADHFITFYSKKYNKDIRKASEPLVKRMTKYHWPGNIRELQHSIERAVIMSNHNVLQPEDLFLQKMAQPERQDESVSLEHLNIEDVERILIRKALQKHNGHITRAAEELGLTRSSLYRRLEKYGL, encoded by the coding sequence ATGAGCGAGCAAAGAACAGGCAAAATTCTTATTGTAGATGACAATGAAGACCTTCTTAAGGCAGCAAAAATTTTTCTTAAACGGCATTTTTCCCAAGTGGACACCGAGACCAATCCCGATCTACTCCCCATCCTCACCCACAATGAATCCTATGATGTGATTCTGCTGGACATGAATTTCACCAAAGATGTAAGTTCCGGACAGGAAGGTTTCTACTGGCTGGACCGTATCCTTGAGCTTGACCCATCTGCAGTGGTGGTCTTGATCACTGCTTATGGCGACGTGAATCTTGCGGTGAAAGCTATTAAGGAAGGAGCGACTGACTTTGTACTGAAGCCATGGGAAAATGAGCGTCTACTGGCCACATTGAACTCTGCCTTGCAGCTCCGCAAAAAGAAAATGGAAGTAGATCTACTCCGTGACCAGAAGCAGACCATGCAGCAGGACATAGACAATAAGTTCAAGGACATTATTGGCCAAAGCGAGACCATGCAGAAGGTGTTTGAGACAATTGAGCGGGTTGCCGTGACTGATGCCAACGTACTGATTTTAGGAGAAAACGGAACCGGAAAAGAGCTGATAGCCCGTGCGATACACCGTCATTCCAAAAGGAACAGGGAGGCATTTGTAGGGGTGGATTTAGGATCCATCACGCAGACGCTTTTCGAGTCAGAGCTTTTCGGACATAAAAAAGGGTCGTTTACAGATGCCAAAGAGGATAGGGCAGGAAGATTTGAGCAGGCGCATAAGGGAACGCTTTTCTTGGATGAAATAGGAAATTTACCAATGGCGCTTCAATCAAAACTTTTGGCTGCTCTGCAAAACCGGGAGGTGACACGTGTGGGAGCCAATAGGCCTGTGGATGTGAATATCCGCCTGATCTCTGCCACCAATATGCCTATTCACAATATGATCTATGAAAATGGTTTCCGCCAGGATTTGCTGTACCGTATCAATACCATTGAAATCCAGCTTCCCCCTCTTCGGGAACGTGTGGAAGACATTCCGCTGTTGGCAGATCATTTCATTACGTTTTACTCCAAAAAGTACAATAAGGACATCCGAAAAGCCTCTGAACCACTGGTAAAACGGATGACCAAGTACCACTGGCCAGGCAATATCCGCGAGCTACAACACAGCATAGAACGCGCGGTGATCATGTCAAATCATAATGTGCTTCAGCCAGAGGACCTGTTTTTGCAAAAAATGGCTCAGCCTGAGCGTCAGGATGAGTCGGTAAGCCTAGAGCATCTGAATATTGAAGATGTGGAACGTATCCTTATCCGCAAAGCCTTACAAAAACACAACGGACACATTACCAGAGCGGCTGAAGAACTGGGGCTTACCAGGTCCTCGCTTTATCGCAGATTGGAAAAATATGGTTTATAA
- a CDS encoding sensor histidine kinase, with protein MVYKRFSFGVSLRIIGIILNLYLGLWLYYSQDLWLAPAILALIALIQIGEMIYYVNSINHKLARFLDSIRYADFSSSFTSDSKMGNSFREVNTSFNEVMEVFKQTRAEKEEQMLFLQIIIQHINTGIISFNDAGKIGVINNAAKHLLQIPQFRDITDLGKLSPILLTDVMEMKPGQRISKKVNPNLHLIIQSTSLKMGGHSWTLLSLQNINAELQSNELEAWQNLTKVLRHEIMNSITPISSLVESLRTILDEDSYVQQEGFLIKKDGFIDMQEGLDTIANRSRGLVNFVNAYRDYTNIPAPKKVTMPVGQLFENVLNLMKEDLKAAEVKVETKVHPGDLDIHCDPDQITMILINLVKNASESLQNQADRTIWLSAIGQGDLGLMIQVEDSGPGIIPEALERIFVPFYSTKKTGSGIGLAISRQIMNLHKGSLEVTSIPNERTVFTMSFR; from the coding sequence ATGGTTTATAAACGGTTTTCTTTTGGCGTAAGCCTTAGAATCATTGGAATCATCCTTAATCTATACCTTGGTCTTTGGTTGTATTATAGCCAGGATTTATGGCTGGCTCCCGCTATTTTGGCCTTGATAGCCCTCATACAGATCGGAGAAATGATCTACTATGTGAACTCCATCAACCATAAACTTGCCCGGTTTCTGGACTCCATTCGGTATGCGGATTTTTCCAGCTCCTTCACTTCCGATAGCAAAATGGGAAATTCATTCAGGGAAGTAAATACCTCTTTCAATGAGGTAATGGAAGTGTTCAAGCAAACCCGGGCGGAGAAGGAAGAGCAGATGCTGTTTCTTCAGATCATAATCCAACATATCAATACCGGAATCATATCATTCAACGATGCCGGAAAAATCGGCGTGATCAACAACGCCGCAAAGCACTTGTTGCAGATCCCCCAGTTTCGGGACATCACTGACTTGGGAAAACTCTCTCCTATACTTCTCACCGACGTAATGGAAATGAAGCCTGGACAGAGAATATCCAAAAAGGTAAATCCCAACCTTCACCTGATCATTCAGTCCACATCGCTCAAGATGGGGGGGCATAGCTGGACCTTGCTCTCACTACAGAACATCAATGCTGAACTCCAGTCAAATGAACTCGAGGCCTGGCAAAACCTGACCAAGGTACTCCGTCATGAAATCATGAACTCCATCACACCGATCTCCAGTTTGGTAGAATCACTCCGCACTATTCTTGATGAGGATAGTTATGTACAGCAAGAGGGGTTTTTGATCAAAAAAGATGGGTTTATAGATATGCAGGAAGGCTTGGACACCATTGCCAACCGTAGCAGAGGGCTGGTGAATTTCGTAAACGCCTACCGGGACTATACCAATATTCCAGCTCCGAAGAAAGTCACCATGCCCGTCGGGCAGCTCTTTGAAAATGTGCTCAATCTGATGAAGGAGGACTTAAAAGCCGCTGAGGTAAAAGTAGAAACAAAGGTACATCCCGGAGATCTGGATATCCATTGTGACCCCGATCAGATCACCATGATCTTGATCAATTTGGTGAAAAATGCCTCCGAATCCTTACAGAATCAAGCTGATCGTACCATTTGGCTATCCGCCATTGGTCAGGGAGATCTTGGCTTGATGATACAGGTAGAAGACTCTGGTCCGGGAATTATCCCCGAGGCTCTGGAGCGGATTTTTGTGCCTTTTTATTCTACCAAAAAGACAGGCAGTGGTATAGGGCTGGCCATATCCAGACAGATCATGAACCTGCACAAAGGCAGTCTCGAAGTAACTTCCATCCCAAATGAGCGGACTGTCTTTACGATGAGTTTCAGGTAA